A single region of the Neodiprion pinetum isolate iyNeoPine1 chromosome 5, iyNeoPine1.2, whole genome shotgun sequence genome encodes:
- the LOC124220068 gene encoding ATP-binding cassette sub-family C member 4-like, with product MDRREKTSRKNPKETSNILTRLFFGWMVPIFWKGTKRDLEVTDLYDPLKSDESESLGDRLEKEWKKELMKVELEEKLARKKDPNKAVKCRPSLFWAIARVFWVPYMLQGLLFFIQLMGLRIIQPTLQGWVIRYFDHSEDSITKDQVLIYAACLILVTLGVVFITHHTTLATQQIGMRVRVACCSMIYRKVLHLDLAAVSNTAAGQVANLISNDVARFDMVLMFLHYIWIMPVQVILIGYVMWQSVGPAALVGIGTMMMQTIPIQGYLSNLSAKFRSKIAVKTDDRVQLMSELISGIQVVKMYSWEKPFELLVSKVRALEIKLIAYTSYLRGFYLSIMVFSERVTLYLTLITFVLMGNYLTADVTFVLATLFNVLQLTCAIAFPQAIIQAGETAVSLNRLTDFLLLDEVKSMEKSNHYAFDHAASLQLSEKPIKKVPQLDQGVSIELVNVSANWVYGQLPPTLCQVSMEVKSKSLTVLVGSVGSGKSSLLHLILGELPVGAGSLSLYCGEGSTRTRVANKEIRISYTSQDPWLFSASIRDNILLGQPYDETRYQEVTRVCALLKDFEQLPQGDLSFVGERGASLSGGQRARVNLARAVYRDADLYLLDDPLSAVDARVGRHLFEECINGFLKEKTRLLVTHQLQYLNQADKVVLLNQGNIKGQGSYEDLSKSDFHILESEDSEEHEEVDVIEESKEKSVEFEDKSVTVASNGEQELSPARNEEDATRDVSEEEVAKGSMSSKVYWGYFLAGGNICTLGLMTLAFIIGQVAANGSDYWVTIWTNQNTLLKQKNEEENSTGHFATIDSVWFDEYGLFKRDIAIYIYTGCIVGSILVLTLRSMMFVTVCMNASRNIHNSMFANLLRATMRFFNTNPSGRILNRFSKDVGAMDELLPKAMLEAIQIFTVMLGILVMVAIVNQWMLIPTAIVGTIFYTIRIYYLKTAQDIKRLEGITKSPVFSHVSSTLDGLTTIRSRGALVEEMLRKEFDSYQDTHTGAWYLTIAAATAFGFLLDLFSCIFITCVCYSFILMDDGTIMGGSVGLAISQSLILTGMVQYGVRQSAEVISQMTSVERVLQYTKLPQEGPFTTEKPPPDTWPEKGALVFKDVSMKYAKNKPPVLKNLNVDVKPGWKIGIVGRTGAGKSSLISALFCLTGDGLEGEIVLDGIDTKTVGLHELRPRISIIPQEPILFSATLRYNLDPFEQYSDAQLWDSLREVELGNAVPSLDFRVAGGGANFSVGQRQLICLARAILRNNRLLVLDEATANVDRSTDALIQTTIRKRFANCTVLTIAHRLNTIMDSDRVLVMAGGNIMEFGHPHLLLQNPNGHFSRMLQQTGKAMAEKLSRIAESAFQLSSESREESNDSTVIRSEEMTNL from the exons atggACAGAAGAGAGAAGACAAGCCGCAAAAATCCTAAGGAAACTTCGAACATATTGACTCGGCTGTTTTTTGG ATGGATGGTACCAATTTTTTGGAAAGGTACAAAACGAGACTTGGAGGTGACAGATTTATACGATCCTTTGAAATCGGATGAATCCGAAAGCCTCGGGGATCGGCTCGAAAA AGAGTGGAAGAAAGAGCTGATGAAAGTTGAACTGGAGGAGAAATTGGCGAGAAAGAAAGACCCCAACAAGGCGGTGAAGTGTCGCCCAAGCCTTTTTTGGGCAATTGCGAGAGTCTTCTGGGTGCCATACATGCTTCAAGGGTTACTCTTCTTCATACAGTTAATGGGACTTCGCATAATACAGCCTACACTCCAGGGTTGGGTTATTAGATACTTCGACCATAGCGAAGATTCGATAACGAAAGACCAAGTGTTGATATACGCCGCTTGTTTGATCCTTGTCACCCTTGGCGTCGTCTTCATAACTCATCACACAACGCTGGCCACTCAGCAAATCGGGATGCGAGTCAGGGTCGCCTGCTGTTCCATGATATACAGAAAG GTTTTGCACCTCGATCTGGCCGCAGTGAGTAACACGGCTGCTGGTCAAGTGGCAAACTTGATCAGTAACGATGTTGCCCGTTTCGATATGGTCCTTATGTTTCTTCACTACATTTGGATCATGCCAGTACAG GTCATTCTGATAGGGTACGTGATGTGGCAGTCAGTTGGACCAGCTGCCTTGGTCGGAATCGGCACAATGATGATGCAGACGATACCGATTCAAGGGTACTTGAGTAATCTCAGCGCCAAGTTCAGATCCAAGATCGCGGTGAAGACGGACGACCGAGTGCAGCTAATGAGTGAGCTCATTTCCGGTATCCAG GTGGTCAAGATGTACTCGTGGGAAAAACCGTTCGAACTGTTAGTGTCGAAGGTTCGAGCCCTCGAGATAAAGCTGATCGCCTACACGTCGTACCTCAGAGGATTTTACCTAAGCATAATGGTTTTCTCGGAAAGAGTGACACTCTACTTGACCCTGATCACCTTTGTACTGATGGGAAATTATCTCACCGCTGACGTGACCTTCGTGCTGGCCACCCTGTTTAACGTTCTCCAATTGACCTGTGCAATCGCTTTCCCTCAGGCCATAATCCAGGCCGGTGAGACGGCGGTGTCGTTGAACAGATTGACG GATTTCCTATTGCTGGACGAAGTGAAATCCATGGAAAAATCCAATCATTATGCGTTTGACCACGCTGCCAGTCTTCAGCTCTCTGAAAAGCCGATTAAGAAGGTTCCGCAGCTTGATCAAGGAGTTAGCATCGAGCTGGTGAACGTCTCTGCAAACTGGGTGTACGGACAACTACCGCCAACGTTGTGCCAAGTATCGATGGAAGTTAAAAGCAAGTCACTGACAGTCCTCGTCGGCTCCGTCGGTTCGGGGAAATCATCTCTTCTGCATCTCATTCTCGGCGAGTTGCCCGTCGGTGCTGGAAGCCTGTCACTGTATTGCGGTGAGGGCAGCACGAGGACCAGGGTTGCCAACAAGGAAATCCGGATCTCGTACACCAGTCAGGATCCTTGGCTGTTCTCGGCGTCCATAAGGGACAACATTTTGCTTGGTCAGCCGTACGATGAGACAAGGTACCAGGAG GTCACCAGGGTCTGTGCTCTGCTAAAGGACTTCGAGCAGTTACCTCAAGGCGACCTGAGCTTCGTCGGAGAACGAGGCGCGTCTTTGTCCGGAGGACAAAGAGCTCGGGTTAATCTGGCCAGAGCCGTTTACAGGGACGCTGATCTGTACCTACTCGATGATCCACTCAGTGCAGTCGATGCTCGAGTAGGTCGTCACTTGTTCGAGGAATGTATTAATGGATTTCTGAAGGAGAAAACCAGGCTCCTCGTCACTCATCAACTTCAATATCTTAATCAGGCGGACAAAGTCGTCCTTCTTAATCAA GGCAATATCAAAGGTCAGGGCTCGTACGAAGATCTGTCCAAATCTGATTTCCACATTTTGGAATCGGAGGATTCGGAAGAACATGAGGAAGTCGATGTTATCGAAGAAAGCAAGGAGAAAAGTGTAGAGTTCGAG GACAAGTCAGTGACAGTGGCGAGCAACGGTGAACAGGAATTGAGTCCTGCGAGGAATGAAGAAGACGCTACGAGAGATGTGAGTGAGGAGGAAGTGGCAAAGGGAAGCATGTCGAGTAAGGTCTACTGGGGCTACTTTTTGGCGGGTGGAAATATATGCACGCTAGGGTTAATGACATTAGCATTCATCATCGGTCAAGTGGCGGCGAACGGAAGCGACTACTGGGTCACGATTTGGACGAATCAAAACACCTTGTTGAAACAGAAGAATGAGGAAGAAAATTCAACCGGCCACTTCGCTACCATTGATTCCGTTTGGTTCGACGAATATGGACTGTTTAAAAGAGACATCGCGATATATATCTACACCGGGTGCATCGTCGGATCCATATTGGTACTCACTCTTCGCAGCATGATGTTCGTCACGGTCTGCATGAACGCTAGTCGCAATATTCACAACTCTATGTTCGCTAATCTGCTCAGGGCTACCATGCGATTTTTTAACACGAATCCGTCTG GACGGATTCTGAATCGATTTTCTAAGGACGTAGGAGCCATGGACGAGCTACTGCCGAAGGCGATGCTGGAAGCAATTCAGATATTCACTGTCATGCTGGGAATACTGGTAATGGTTGCAATTGTCAATCAGTGGATGCTTATCCCGACTGCTATCGTGGGTACCATCTTCTACACTATCAGAATTTACTATCTTAAGACTGCGCAGGACATCAAACGACTCGAAGGAATAA CGAAAAGTCCCGTTTTCTCGCACGTCAGTTCCACCTTGGATGGCCTGACCACAATAAGAAGCCGAGGTGCTTTGGTAGAAGAGATGCTGAGAAAAGAATTCGACAGCTATCAAGACACGCATACCGGTGCTTGGTACCTGACCATAGCCGCTGCGACGGCATTCGGGTTCCTCCTCGACCTATTTTCGTGCATTTTTATCACCTGCGTTTGTTATTCGTTTATCCTGATGGATGATG GAACCATTATGGGCGGATCCGTCGGCCTGGCCATTTCGCAATCTCTTATACTGACCGGAATGGTTCAATACGGAGTGAGGCAGAGCGCCGAAGTAATCTCGCAGATGACGTCAGTGGAGCGGGTTTTACAGTACACAAAACTTCCCCAGGAGGGACCTTTTACCACTGAGAAGCCTCCGCCGGACACTTGGCCTGAGAAGGGTGCCTTAGTGTTCAAGGACGTATCCATGAAGTACGCGAAGAACAAGCCACCAGTGTTGAAA AACCTGAACGTGGATGTAAAGCCTGGCTGGAAGATCGGCATAGTGGGAAGAACCGGTGCTGGAAAATCATCGCTCATTTCAGCTTTGTTTTGTCTGACTGGAGACGGACTTGAGGGCGAGATCGTTTTGGACGGGATCGACACGAAGACTGTTGGGTTACACGAGCTGCGTCCCCGGATCTCGATCATCCCCCAGGAGCCGATTCTATTCTCCGCCACACTCCGGTACAACTTGGATCCGTTTGAGCAGTACTCGGATGCCCAGCTTTGGGACAGTCTCCGTGAAGTTGAACTCGGCAACGCCGTTCCATCGCTCGACTTCCGCGTAGCTGGGGGTGGAGCCAACTTCAGTGTTGGTCAACGTCAGTTGATTTGTCTCGCTAGAGCCATACTGAGGAATAATCGGCTGCTTGTTCTTGATGAAGCTACTGCCAACGTTGACCGTAG caCCGACGCTTTGATCCAGACCACTATCAGGAAAAGATTTGCCAACTGCACGGTTTTGACAATAGCCCATCGCCTGAACACGATCATGGACAGTGATCGAGTATTGGTCATGGCAGGAGGCAATATCATG GAGTTTGGTCACCCTCATTTGTTACTGCAAAATCCAAACGGTCACTTCTCGCGAATGCTTCAACAAACTGGAAAAGCGATGGCTGAAAAACTGTCAAGGATTGCCGAGAGTGCTTTTCAGCTCAGCTCCGAATCTAGGGAAGAATCAAATGACAGCACAGTTATCAGAAGTGAAGAGATGACCAATTTATAG